The sequence tgttgGGGTTATAGACATCATGGCCCGCTACAGGtggcctatttttttaaaatattttttattgattttttacagagaggaagggagagggacagagggttagaaacatcgatgagagagaaacatcgatcagctgcctcctgcacaccccccactggggatgtgcccgcaaccaaggtatatgcccttgaccagaatcaaacctgggacccttcagtccgcaggctatatccactgagccaaaccggttttggctacaggTGGCCTATTAACACCAGAGATCCATGGGGAGACACTATTGGGTTTCAGCTGCCAGTCTGCTACCTGTCATAATACCCATTGTGTTTCTATGAGATTTAATGCCACTATGTGGCCTCTGCCCCTCCAGGGTCCCATCATTCCCACGGAGAGTGCAAGCCTGTTTCCATGACAATGCTGCCTGCCTCCTTTCCCAGACTAGTTTTCCAGAACCTTCACCAAAGTatgtctaagtcagtggttcccaacctttttgtGGCCAtgtcccctgtgacatataattcttattattcaaaaagtgaactcctgcccagctggcatggctcagtggttgagtgtcaacctatgaaccaggaggtcacagttctattcccggtcagggcacatgcccaggttgcaagctccatccccagtgtggggcacgtaggaggcagccaatcaatgattctctctcatcattgatgtttctatctctctctccctctcccttcctctcaaaatcaataaaaatatatatttttaaaaagtgaactcctgccctggctggtttggctcagtggatggagcgtcggcctgcggactgaagggtcccaggttcgattccagccaagggcacatgcctgggttgtgggctcaatccccagtagggggcatgcaagacgcagcccatcaatgattctctctcatcattaatgtttctatctctctctccctctcccttcctctctaaaatcaataacatatatatatttttaaaaaagtgaactcctattcacatggaggaagcctaaaaagccattcacttggtctaaacaagcttccaaagaacatggcatccatgaaagagaaaaacaaaagaacgaaaggacagttgaagtactgaggaagaaatcactaagaaattgttttttaaaatgataataataatatgaagtgatatgaaaaaatagcaaataaagtttcaaaacatataataaagaactgaaagcataaatgtcacaatatatattcaTATCCTGTATATGAGTCCCCTAGAACCAtatgaaatgcaaaaaattcaccgttaataactcattctcaaattgcgccccttaaaaatcaaattgcccccctgtggggcatgtgcccatgttgggaaccactgatctaagagCTTTGGTGAAAGGAATGTCCTTTTGAGCCCTCTCAGGGAATGTAGTTAAGGGGTGCGCCAGTGGGGTACACATGACAACTCCATTCCTCCATTCCCACCTCCCTGAGAGCTGGGATTAGAGACAATGAGGGATGGGAGGAGTTGGGCACAAGGAGAACTGGCATCCCCTTGCTTGGCCAGGATAATTCATTACAAGGTTTTCAAGAATGGCAGGATCAGCTACATCAGAAGGGGAGGAGAAGCTGTTCCTGCTGGGAAGGGAAGATCCATAAAGTTTCTGGGTTAAACAGATAAAGattcgccctgaccggtttggctcagtggatagagcgtcggcctgcggactgaggggtcccgggttcgattccggtcaagggcatgtaccttggttgctggcacatccccagtaggaggtgtgcaggaggcagctgatcgatgtttctctctcatcgatgtttctaactctctatccctctcccttcctctctgtaaaaaatcaataaaatatattaaataaaagatatagattcattcaaccaatatttactgagcatcttctAGGAGCTAAGTatagagcagtgaacaaaatagacaaaattgcccagccagtatgattcagtggttgagcattgacctctgaacctggaggtcaaggtttgattccctatcagggcacatacccgggttgcgggcttgatccccagtgtggggcgtgcaggaggcagccgatccatgattccctcagcatcactgatgtttctatctctccctctccctctcccttcctctctgcaatcaataaaaagatattttaaaaatagacaaacatTTCCTGGCTTCATAAAGTTAATATTCTAGTGAAGAGACAGACAACAAACAAGGTATAtttaaggaagagggaagaatgttgtctgtagccctaaccggtttggctcagtgaatagagcgtcggcctgtggactcaagggtcccaggttcgatcccggtcaagggcatgtaccttggttgtgggcacatccccagtagggggtgtgcaagaggcagctgatcgatgtttctaattctctctccctctcacttcctctctgtaaaaaatcaataaaatatatatttaaaaaaaagaatgttgtcTGTAGTATCCTGAACAGCTAAGAGGCACTGTAGTGTGGCTTTTAGTCTTAGTGAGATGGTACTTTAGTTTCTTGGGGCTACCATCACACCTGACCCCGAACTGGGTGgctgtaaacaacagaaatttattctctcacagtcatCGAGGCTGGAAGATGGaaatcactccaatctctgcctccgtcTTTACGtggttttctcttctgtcttttccCTTCTCATCTACGGATATTTGTTGTTGGATTTGGGGCCCACTTGGGCAATTCGGGACGatttcatctcaagatacttcATTATATCTACAAAGACCTTTTCTCCAAATAAGGCCGAAATCATAGGTTCCAGGAGTTAGTACATATCTTTTGGGGGCCCACTCTTCACCCCATTACAGAAGGAAAGCCATTGAAGGGCTCTGAGCAGAGGATGGCCTGACTTAGCGTTTAATGGCTCTTTCCGGCTGCTGTGTTGACAAGACACTATATTTGGAAAAAGTAGAAAAGGGAACTGCAGGAGGCCACTGAAAAACAACCTAGGAGAGCCATAATGATGGCATGGACTACAGTGATAGCAGTGAGAACAGTGAAAAAAAACATTAGattctgtatctctctctttttcttttttcaaatatattttattgattttttacagagaggaagggagagaggaagggagagggatagagagtcagaaacatcgatgggagagaaacatcaatcagctgcctcctgcacactccctactggggatgtgcccgcaaccaaggtacatgcccttgaccggaatcgaacctggtacctttcagtccgcaggccgacgctctatccactgagccaaaccggttagggctgcatctctcttttttttaaaaaatatttttattgatttcagagaggaagggagagggagagagaaatagaaacatcaatggtgagagagaattattgattggctgcctcccgaaccctctcccccatccactggggactgaactcgcaacccgggcatgtgccctgatcaggaatccaccccgtgacctcctggttcatagatcaatgctcaaccactgagccatgccagccgggctcttgatctctttttaaaaaatatatatattttattgattttttacagagaggaagggagagggatagagtcagaaacaccgatgagagagaaacatcgatcagccgcctcctacacaccccgcactgaggatgtgcccgcaaccaaggtacatgcccctgaccggaatcgaacctgggacccttcagtccgcaggccgacgctctatccactgagccaaaccggtttcagctctgcATCTCTTTTATCTCTTTTGAAAGCAAAGATGACAGGCTTTGCTAACAGATCAGATGAGTGTTGGAGAAAGATGAACCCCATAAAAGAACCATCAATGAATACTTCAAACCTATTCAGCCAAACATGTACGAATGGGATATTATAAAATAATGGGGGAAGTAATGAACTGCTCATGGATTGGTTGATACTGGGGGCTTTGGTTAtctataaaaagtaaatttaaatcattattatcattacctTGGCACACATCAAAATAAATTCTTGATAGAGTAAAACTTACCTGAGGAAAAACCAATCATCTGTTTTAAGccacagtaaaataaaatggaaaattttctaTTCTTTGGTTGGCAGAGAAGGATTGGAAGAAAAGCAATGACTGCCCTCTTCTGTCAGCAGCAACTCATTAGAAAAGATAATGGCAAAAGGCACCCTTTACAATCGCCCATAAAGAAATAACTAGGGCCCTAGCTcgtttagttcagtggatagagcgtcagcctgtggactgaagggttctggattcaaatcccttcaagggcacatgcccgggttgtgggctcgatccccagcagggagcgtgcaggaggcagctgatcaatgattctcatcattaatgtttctatcgctctctccctctctgaaatcaataaaatatattttaaaaataagtaaccaGGGATCCATCACGTCCAGAGAGGCAAGGTtaagaacacccccccccccccccccccccccccgcttgagAGATAGAAAAGGGAGAACACCAAAGATAGAAGCGCAGAGGTCTTGATCCAGGAGCGGCTTCCTAACTGTGCAATTCCGCAACCTCGGATTATTAAGCACTAGACATGGACCCCCATGGTGGAGTTCAAATCGAGGTGTGCTAAGTGTAAAACACAAACCGGAAAGActtggtacaaaaaaaaaatagtaaaatatcccCTTCATACTATTGTGTCTTgcttacatgttgaaataatattttggatggctgggttaaataaaatgcatCATTAAAGTAATTTTCAactttatctttttactttttttttctccatgtggctgctagaaaatttaaaagtccACGAGTGGCTCGCACTCCATTCCTATTGGCCAGCGACTCTGCAGCTGCATGAGAAACTGCAAGTAGCAAAGGGCTTTCAACCTCTCTTTACCTTAACGTCTTCATTTTTCTATCGGGACTGATCCGATAGCAACCTTAAAGGGTCGGCGGGCGAGAGGCAGCAACAAGCTACAGCGAATGGAGTACCCAGCGGGGTGCCCAGGTGCCCAAGTCCGGGTTAAACCCAGCGAAGGTAGATCAACAGCGGCCGAGGCCACGCCCACAGGCTACGCGCTGCCTGCGGGGGCTGCGCTCTTCCCAGCCCAGCGGCCCAGGGCGGGGGCCGCGACCCAAAGCGCACGCGCAGGCGCAGGCGCGCCACCGCTGGGGAGAAGACAGCCAATGAGATTGCGCAGGTGGCCCGCGCGCGCCACGGGCCCCTTCATccgggccccgccccgcggcGCGGCACGCACGGGGAGGCGCACAGGTGGGCGGGTTCTAGCGGCGGGGCCTCTGGGCGGTGGGTGTCTATACTCGCTCTTTTGGCGGTGGCTCACGCGGCTCGCACGCTCTGCCGGGGAACATGGCGGATATGGAAGGTAAGGGTCGTTCTGTCACGATTGCTTTGGCTGTTTTCCCGCCTGGGGCCAGCTTTGCTGCCTCGGAGATCCTGGGTCGGGGGCCGGCGTCGCAGCAGGAGCTCTCCGTTAGCTCCAGTTGCCCCGCGGGTCCGGTCGCTGCCGAGCCTCCTGCCAGCCTTGCCTCTTGGCCTTGGCTCCACGGCTTAGGACAAGAACGCGGGAGGCCCTCGCGATGAGCCGGCGCTACGAGGCCCGGGCCTCCCGCTGACAGCACAACCTTCTTAGGGCCCGGGTCGCCAACGAAAGGCGACGGCCCTGCTGGCGTGCACCCTGCAGCCGCAGGAGACCGGCACCGGTGCAGCCGGCAGCCCAGACGCCGCCGGCAGCGCTCCGGGGCAAGGGAGGAAAGGATGGTCGCAGTGGGTGCGGAAGAAAAGGGGTGGAGGGGCTCGGGCGTAGCTTTGACACGCAAGAAAGTTCTGGAGGTCACAAACACGCGGGGATAGTCAAGGAGTCACTTATGGAACTTTCCGGCACGCGCGGGCCGAGCGCTTCTGCAGCACGGGGAGCCCCGCCACGTGGTGAACTTAATGGGAGCTGACACGTGCGACCGCTTCTCGTCTGTTACTGAGCCACGCAACCCGCGCGTTTGGCCTTACACACTTGGTTTTCCCAAGTAATTGTAGACCAAACATCCATCGCCTACCTGCCCGGTTCGTCCTCTATTTTAAACTTCGTTGCCTTTATTTTCGGAAAGAACTCCCAAATCtcgtgtgtgtttgtttttttagcagTTCCTTTGCCCAAgaagcataaaaagaaaaaagagtccaAGTCATTACCAGAAGAAGATGTTGCAGTGAGTAGGAACATGTCTTAACTTTGTTTTGACTAAAAGCAAAACTTAGGTAACAAATTAAACTCTTTGCAGAGGTTTTGAAGGAATGGGTTAGAATTGGGTGGTGGTTGTACAAGACCCCAGCCAACCTAAATCTCTCCCATCACATACAGCTCGCTAAGTGGTGGTGGCCACACCAACTGCTTTCcctgaaattttctttcttattccacCTGCAGACCCACCatccctctttctctttaaatACCTAGACCCTTCTGAGGTCCTggcttatttcttctctttcccttgtGGTTTCCAGTGAAGAGGCATAGACTATGTAGCTCGTTTCCTGTTGAAGGGGCGTAGGCTTTGGTGGTAATAATGGAATTGTGCAGAATCCGGTGGGAAGTCTAATCCAGTGTGTTTCTGTCCTTGGAAGGAAATCCAACACGTTGGAGAATTTCTTATCAAACCTGAATCCAAAGTGGCTCAGTTGGACACGTCTCAGTGGCCCCTGTTGCTAAAGGTAGGTGGCTAAGGTTGTGCATGAGCTCAGTGCCTGGCTTTGACATTATTTCTAAAGGTTAAACAGTTcattaagagttctttttttaaaaaaaacatttttattgatttcagagaaaaacggagagggagagagagagacatcagtgatgagagaatcattgatgggctgccccctgcacgccccttactggggattgaacctgccacctaggcatgtgcccttggctggaatcgaacctgggaccctttggtctgaaggccgatgctctatccactgagccaagccggctagggcccttAAGAGTTCTTAATGCTAGCATCCTTCACTTAGGAAGTGCCAGGTGATAGTCTAAGCAGTGTTCCCCAAGGTCTGAGATGAAGGACCAGGTTTCCTTTTGTCTGTTTTCATTTCCAGTGCACCCAGCACAGTCCTAGAATACACTCAAAATGTCAAAACAACATCAAATCGCTATCAAAGTTTATAAGCAATTAGTTCTTGGTTTCTGTACTTCACTTGACCGACTGGTACCAGGCCACACATGGAGTAGGACTACTTTAGTGCTTGAGCATGGgcagtgtgtgaccttgggccagtcatttcacctctctgagGCTGTTTGCTCATAATATCTTTTAGGAAGACAAGCCAACGGCAATCCATAAAACATGTTTAGCcgtagtgcctggcatgtaacaTGTCCTCTAGAAATGATTATTATATTGGGTTTTATATAAGGTAGTTTACTAATGAGTTGAATTAACAAGTTTCATAAAGGACTGACTAGGCACCAGCTCTGAGATTGGGAGGAAAGGTTAAGGTAGAAAAGGTTCCTGAGAACACCCCTTGAcaaagtgttgtgttttttttaaaatatatgttactgattttttacagagaggaagggagagaagggatagagagtgagaaacatcgatgagaaacatcgatcagctgcctcctgcacaccccctactggggatgtgcccgcaaccaaggtacatgcccttggccagaatcgaacctgggacccttcagtccataggccgacgctctaaccactgagccaaaccggttagggcgaccaagtgttttaataaaacatatatgGGAAAGGAATGAGCTTTGTTTATATAATTCAACACAGTTGAATTTCTGTGCAGCCAGATGTGCCTGCCGTTTAGATAGCATCTGCTTTTCTATTGCAGGCCCTGGGAATATGCTAGTGAACCTGGTAGGCAATGTCTCTACTGAACTGAAAATCTAGGGGTGGGCAATAGTTAAAAAGAATTGCTATTTGTGGTAAACACCATAACAAGACTAAACTGGGGGCGGGTGATATGAAAGGTGGGCTTCAAGTGAGGTGAGTGCTTTCAGGCCAGTGATTGCGCCTCAGAAAGGAGAGTAACAAGGAACAGACATGAGACGGGCAGAGAGAGGAGCATTTGGAGGAAGAACAGGCTAGCCGCGTGTGAGAAACATTGCTGCCAGTCCTCCCCGACTTGGCTATGTTTTGTCCCTGAGAAAAAGCTAGCCCATACTTGACTCCTAAACCTGCATAGTGAAGCCCAGTCTGATCTGTAGCACCCCAAAGAGTCTCTTTCTAGAGGAGTGATCACATTTGTCTTACTGCCCGTGAGTCATTTTTCTGGTCTAGAAGGAGGCTTACCAGTCTGTCACAGCAGATAGCGAAAATACAGCAGCAAAATCAAGTTTGTGAACTTGAAGGGTAACCATATCACAATTGATGGTGGGTGCTCATTTCTTGCTTGACATGTATCAATAGTTTCTTTTGTGTTGTCTGGTTGCTTTCTAGAATTTTGATAAGCTAAATATAAGGACGACACACTATACGCCTCTTCCTTGTGGTTCAAATCCTCTGAAGAGGGAGATTGGTGATTATATCAGGTAAGTGTGTTTGGAGCGAGCACTGTTCTAGCTTCTGTTCTTTTCAGAATGACACCTTTTAGCATCAGTTATCTAAGGAGGTAGTAGCATCTTAGAATGGCATGGCCCTAAATCTCTTCGCCGGTACCCATGGTGGATTCTCTTTTACTCTTCAGATTCAGTTTTGCTTAGGGGACCAGAACCAATGCCCAGTAATTTCTTTTCCATTCTAGGACAGGGTTCATTAATCTTGACAAGCCCTCTAACCCCTCTTCCCACGAGGTGGTAGCCTGGATCCGACGGATACTTCGGGTGGAGAAGACAGGACACAGTGGTACTCTGGATCCCAAGGTGACCGGCTGTTTAATCGTGTGCATAGAACGAGCCACTCGCTTGGTAAAATCGCAGCAGAGTGCAGGTATGTATGGGAGAGGTGGCTAATTTGCCACTGGAAGGTTTTCCgtgtttcttttcccttccacATTTTGGCTCTTGAAATCGATTTCttcattagtttaaaaaaaattcctagtTTCCTGTGTACCTTCTGTGCTACTTGTCTGCCTTATCTCAGTGCTAGGTTACTAGGCATGTGTACATTGAGCCAGCCATGTCTGTTCCTAGCACTGAGGCAGTCCAGCTCAGCTTATCACTTTGGGCTCATCTGACACGATAATGCTGCTTCTGTCTCAAGTGCCCTTCCcaccttagccagtttggctcagtggatagagcatcagctaagcgtcctgggtttgatgctggtcaagggcacatatctcagttaagggcacatacctcagttgcaggctcctcccgggcccggggccctgatcagggcgcgTGCAGAAGGCAAACCATCATGTCTTTCTCTCacaatgatatttctctgtcttttcctctctcttccactctctctaaaaatcaatggaaaaatatcctagggtgaggattgaaaagaaataaagtgcTCTTCCCGCATTTTCACGTGGGAAGATTCTCTGCCTTGACCTTGCAGTTTTTCGCAGGCAGGCTCCACACCGGCTTCTCCAGCTGTCCTTGTCGGCACATTGAACGTCTAACTCCCAGGGAGTGAGAGATAGTGTCTGCATCCCTTCCCCACACCTGCACCAGGAAATGGGTCTTAATGCAAATTTTACAGAAACAAGAAGGTCCAATTGCCTGCTTTTCCCGCTGCACAAAACAGGAGCGATGTGATAGgagtatataaaaaaatacagaaaagtcaGTGGCCACACCTGACTACTCTTTTGTCATTTTTCAGGCAAAGAGTATGTGGGAATTGTCCGGCTGCACAATGCTATTGAAGGGGGGACTCAGCTTGCTAGGGTAAGTGGAATTCTAGGGAGGGCATCTTTTGGTGACTTGGATCTCTGAAGCCCCTAGGCATGTGGAGACAGGTCAGCTTTCCTGGCTGGCCTCTCTCGTGCCCTTTTGAGCGGGCTGCCGTCGCAGCCTGGACTGGTGACTACAGGTGGCAGGGGCACTTCCGGCAATGTCCCTTCTGAGGAGAGAGTTCTGCTTCAGCACTGAGCCATCCCTGTGTAGTTGAAGAAAGAAGCAAACATTTGAAAGGGCGTTTTAGACCTTAAAATGATTGACAGGAATCTTGTGTGTTTCAATTGTGTCCTCCAACTCCCCCAAATAATGCCCTTTGATGTTATTGGAGAGTCCATGCAATGAGAGTCGTCGTTTCGGTTTGTGCTTATTCTCAGGCCCTAGAAACTCTGACAGGCGCCTTATTCCAGCGCCCCCCACTTATTGCTGCAGTCAAGAGGCAACTCCGAGTGCGGACCATCTACGAGAGCAAAATGGTTGAGTATGATCCCGAAAGAAGATTAGGTGGGTCACTAGGCCTGTGAGGAGCTCAATTAATAGGCCGTGCATGCATGGGTAGAAATGGATTCTTGAGAATTATACTCTGTTGTTCAAAGTAGATGTCCTTTAGTACATGGCGCAGTCATGCCCTGTGTCTGTCATCTTCAATCTCTCTGGCTCAGATACAGAATAACTCGGGGTTTCTCAACTGATGGCGGGTTTACTTTGGAAAATGTGGggtacatttgtgtgtgtgtatcttaggAATCTTTTGGGTGAGTTGTGAGGCCGGCACCTACATTCGGACGCTGTGTGTGCACCTTGGTTTGTTACTGGGAGTTGGCGGTCAGATGCAGGAACTTCGGCGGATTCGTTCTGGAGTCATGAGCGAGAAGGTACACAGACAGCATCGCGGGCCTAGCAGTTTTAGAGCTGGTACTCGATACAGGATGGGGCataagtaggtctacagttgtgagtacacgaaacagtttATTACTTagtaattactgtattattttccacacaactagaaaccaacttttgcccccccaccctgtatattctaGCTCCTGGTGGGACGCCACCTGCTTCACAGCCTGGAAAAGGCAATTTCCAAAGTGTTGAGTTCAGTTCAGGGCAACTTCCCTGTTCTGTTAATTAAACTTTGGGACATTGAAACACAGGCCAGGGGAGATGACCGGATAGAAAACATTGTTCTATTCACTTACTCCCAGCCTACAAAAATGCTTGCTCAGATGGAAACACATCAGCAGGTTAAAGGTATCCAAGAGAGACGAGGTTCTGAAGGGACCGAAGACTAATGAGCTTGGGTTAGCAGAAGACTCGGTTCATTCCGCCTTTGGAAGTGTGGCGTCTGTTGTGCTATGTGAGATCCAGTGACAAGGAGTAACTTTCATACATGGCTGCTTTTCCAGGACCACATGGTGACAATGCACGACGTGCTCGATGCCCAGTGGCTGTACGATAACCACAAGGATGAGAGTTACCTGCGGCGAGTTGTTTACCCTCTGGAAAAGCTGTTGACATCTCATAAACGGCTGGTTATGAAAGACAGCGCAGTAAGTTCTGGGTTTCAAGTCCATGTTTGGACAAAACGTGACTTCACAGCTGAGATGTGATCCATGTTCTGAAAACTTTCTCTTTAAAGAGGTGAAACATGACGTCAACTGAAATTCCTTGGGGtttctgctttttgttgttttgtaggTTGTACACtgggttctttttcctttttttttttaatgaagcatttatgattaacttttttattaaatcaGAACCCAATATACTGAATTAACGTAAAAGTTTAATGCTAGgtctaattctatttttaagtgaggcaaattaattaaacatttacCTAAGAGTTTTCCCAAAGTAACTTGGTTCAAGAAATAGACTATCTGTGGTACATGGAATTTGCTTTCCCATAACCTGGTAGTTCTACGTGTGTGTAATAAACGGATCTTATTTAAATTGCTGCAAGAAAAGGTTGTTTTGATGGGGATAAAAAGTTGAGACTGTAGAGCTTCAAATATAAGTTACTTCTCTTCCAAGTagtccagaattttaaaaatagcctttttATTTCTAATGGTCAGAGAAGAGCCTTTTATAAATTAAGGTTGTCTTTGCGCCCAGCTGCATAACCAAGTTTTTGTCCAACATTATGTAGCAACAAAGATTCTCTGACTTTGAAGAATATAAATTTCTGTATTAAATAATTTGGGGTTTATCATTCATATTCAAATCCTgttatatagaatttttttaaaaagatcatcactcgaggatattttttccattgatttttttttttctttgagagtggtggggaggaagaatggggagaaagaaatgttgatgtgagagggacacatcagttggttgcctcctgcatgcgccctgactggggccagagaTCAAGTTTGCAACTGAGGTCtgtacccttgaccgggaatcgaacccatgggCATCAACAGAAGAGATCTAGCTAGGACAAGGCAGGTGGAGCGGGATGCATTAAGTGCCATTGAGCTCAGGGAGAGGTGGCCTTAACATGTACCTGTTGGCCTATAAGTTATGCCAAAACCTGTAGGTAGTTGGTTCAATAGGTCTTGGTAATCTTGCTAGAGAGTTATTCTGGGGACCTGTTCTCTGACCACTATCCAAATCTCCCAGTAGATCTAATAGGTCTTGTAGTTCTGTTAAGGTTTTCTCTCATTAAGGAACATAAGAGCAATTAAGGGAAACTAAGGCTAGACattgatttaaaatgaaaacatcctTAAGTTCCACAGACATCGAGGAGTTGCTACTTAAAGTCCTAGTGTGTGGTGAGTGGTGGTTACTCAGAGGCCCCTCACATGCTCATTGCAGCCATTGGCTATCCTTGGCCCTATTTCACATGTGGGGAGATGCCCACAGGCCCCCTCCCCTTTGTCTCTGGTGTGGGG comes from Eptesicus fuscus isolate TK198812 chromosome 1, DD_ASM_mEF_20220401, whole genome shotgun sequence and encodes:
- the DKC1 gene encoding H/ACA ribonucleoprotein complex subunit DKC1, coding for MADMEAVPLPKKHKKKKESKSLPEEDVAEIQHVGEFLIKPESKVAQLDTSQWPLLLKNFDKLNIRTTHYTPLPCGSNPLKREIGDYIRTGFINLDKPSNPSSHEVVAWIRRILRVEKTGHSGTLDPKVTGCLIVCIERATRLVKSQQSAGKEYVGIVRLHNAIEGGTQLARALETLTGALFQRPPLIAAVKRQLRVRTIYESKMVEYDPERRLGIFWVSCEAGTYIRTLCVHLGLLLGVGGQMQELRRIRSGVMSEKDHMVTMHDVLDAQWLYDNHKDESYLRRVVYPLEKLLTSHKRLVMKDSAVNAICYGAKIMLPGVLRYEDGIEVNQEIVVITTKGEAICIAIALMTTAVISTCDHGIVAKIKRVIMERDTYPRKWGLGPKASQKKLMIKQGLLDKHGKAIASTPATWTQEYVDYSDAVKTEAVATPIKAPKRSRESESDETSPEPETPEPVKEKEKEKEKKKKKKEKKAKAAAEDAGEPADGDSDTTKKKKKKKKMKMEVTSD